In a single window of the Pseudogemmatithrix spongiicola genome:
- the purD gene encoding phosphoribosylamine--glycine ligase, whose translation MRILIVGGGGREHALAWKLKHDNPAAEILAAPGNPGIAGIGRCLNVKATDVDGLLALAEREQVTFTVVGPEAPLSLGIVDRFRTAGRPIFGPTAAAARVETSKRFAKDLMLKHGIPTASARTFTTIPDAKAEIRRLGAPVVVKASGIAAGKGVIVAMSVAEAEAAVDDMLDAKVFGDAGAEVLIEEFMEGEELSLFALTDGTHALTMLGAQDHKRIGEGDTGPNTGGMGAYLPVSTCTPELVARVRETIILPMLAAMRAEGCAFTGLLYAGLMLTKDGPKVVEFNCRFGDPETQAVLPMMASSLLEPMQAIAEGRSIAALPALAWKTGAAITTVVAAEGYPGTARSGDVITLPSADPGVTVFHAGTATNAKGELVTAGGRVLAVTAVAPTLAEAQAKSRGFAERVQFTGRQLRRDIGWRELARAR comes from the coding sequence GTGAGGATCCTGATCGTCGGCGGGGGCGGGCGCGAACACGCGCTCGCTTGGAAGCTCAAGCACGACAACCCCGCCGCCGAGATCCTCGCGGCCCCCGGCAACCCCGGCATCGCCGGGATCGGCCGCTGCCTCAATGTGAAAGCCACGGACGTGGACGGCCTGCTCGCGCTCGCCGAGCGCGAGCAGGTCACGTTCACGGTCGTCGGCCCCGAGGCGCCGCTGTCGCTGGGCATCGTCGACCGATTTCGCACCGCTGGCCGCCCGATCTTCGGGCCCACGGCTGCCGCTGCGCGCGTGGAAACATCGAAGCGCTTCGCCAAGGACTTGATGCTGAAGCACGGCATCCCGACGGCCAGTGCGCGCACGTTCACCACCATTCCCGACGCGAAGGCCGAGATCCGTCGCCTCGGCGCACCGGTCGTCGTGAAGGCCAGCGGCATCGCCGCCGGCAAGGGCGTGATCGTCGCGATGAGCGTTGCCGAAGCCGAGGCCGCCGTTGACGACATGCTCGACGCCAAGGTCTTCGGCGACGCGGGCGCCGAGGTGCTGATCGAAGAGTTTATGGAAGGCGAAGAGTTGTCGCTCTTCGCCCTGACCGACGGCACGCACGCGCTCACGATGCTCGGCGCGCAGGACCACAAGCGCATTGGCGAGGGCGACACGGGCCCGAACACCGGCGGCATGGGTGCGTACTTGCCCGTCTCGACGTGCACGCCGGAGCTCGTGGCACGCGTACGCGAAACCATCATCCTGCCGATGCTTGCCGCGATGCGCGCCGAAGGCTGCGCGTTCACGGGCTTGCTCTATGCCGGCCTGATGCTCACGAAGGACGGCCCGAAGGTGGTGGAGTTCAATTGCCGCTTCGGCGATCCCGAGACGCAGGCCGTGCTGCCGATGATGGCCTCGTCGTTGCTCGAGCCGATGCAGGCGATTGCCGAGGGACGGTCCATCGCGGCGTTGCCCGCGCTCGCATGGAAGACCGGCGCGGCGATCACGACTGTCGTGGCCGCCGAGGGATATCCCGGCACTGCGCGCAGCGGCGATGTCATCACGTTGCCGAGCGCCGATCCCGGCGTGACGGTCTTTCACGCCGGCACCGCGACCAATGCGAAGGGCGAGCTCGTCACCGCCGGTGGTCGCGTCCTCGCAGTGACGGCCGTCGCGCCGACGCTCGCCGAGGCGCAGGCCAAGAGCCGCGGCTTCGCGGAGCGCGTGCAGTTCACGGGACGCCAACTCCGCCGCGATATCGGCTGGCGCGAACTCGCACGCGCGCGCTGA
- the mutM gene encoding bifunctional DNA-formamidopyrimidine glycosylase/DNA-(apurinic or apyrimidinic site) lyase — translation MPELPETETIARDLDAALRGAVIRTVNVARADVVRGTPIDRPETPHFIGSPLTRVFRRAKAIVLEFATGDRLVVVPRFTGALLLSRDPHADRHPYCCVQFLLTDGQSLQYVDVRRLGTVSLLMPDEYRTWDASLGPEPLDPALTAERFSGILRGSSRAVKSVLMDQKRLAGVGNIYANEALWHSGIRPARRASAVTRAEAARLLDALREILTASIALRGTTFRDFQDAYGGRGGYARELKVYGRGGAACLRCGETLQETHRLEGRSTVWCRSCQR, via the coding sequence ATGCCTGAACTCCCCGAAACCGAGACCATCGCCCGCGACCTCGACGCGGCACTGCGAGGGGCGGTCATCCGCACGGTGAATGTCGCGCGCGCGGACGTCGTGCGCGGCACGCCAATCGACCGGCCCGAGACGCCGCACTTCATCGGGAGCCCGCTGACGCGCGTCTTCCGCCGCGCGAAGGCCATCGTGCTCGAGTTCGCGACCGGCGATCGCCTCGTCGTGGTGCCGCGCTTCACGGGCGCGCTGCTGCTCTCGCGCGATCCGCACGCAGACAGGCATCCCTACTGCTGCGTGCAGTTCCTGCTCACTGACGGGCAATCGCTGCAGTATGTGGACGTCCGCCGGCTCGGCACCGTCTCCCTGCTCATGCCGGACGAGTACCGAACGTGGGACGCCAGCCTCGGACCCGAGCCGCTTGACCCAGCCCTTACCGCCGAGCGATTTTCGGGAATCCTTCGGGGGTCGAGCCGCGCCGTGAAATCCGTCTTGATGGACCAGAAGCGACTGGCCGGCGTCGGCAACATCTACGCCAACGAAGCGCTCTGGCATTCGGGCATCCGCCCGGCGCGCCGTGCGAGCGCGGTGACGCGCGCCGAAGCCGCACGGTTGCTCGACGCCCTGCGCGAGATCCTCACCGCGAGCATCGCGCTGCGCGGCACGACGTTTCGCGACTTCCAGGACGCCTACGGCGGCCGCGGCGGCTACGCGCGGGAGCTCAAGGTCTACGGCCGTGGTGGCGCTGCCTGCCTCCGCTGCGGCGAGACGCTGCAGGAGACGCACAGGCTCGAAGGGCGCTCGACGGTGTGGTGCCGGAGCTGCCAGCGATGA
- a CDS encoding UvrB/UvrC motif-containing protein, giving the protein MSPRRRRRRGPLAPPKDVEMRIDNMLALVKDTARDVPGVYRMTSAEGEVIYVGKSKALRTRLLSYFRAKFPADKGARILREAATLEWEPLPSEFAALLRELRLIKQLRPRYNVAMKRDARYHAFVRISRGPAPRLHVVRGAGNDEHGTYFGPFRGAFQLGEAIRELNDALGLRDCALDTPMFFADQPELLDLPSRTPGCIRHEIGRCLGPCVGAVREAEYDAAFAAARGFLEGAEDAPVRLLRSRMEQASETLDFERAAFWRDKLQRLESLREQFARLRFALESLSFTYVVPGVKGEDRAYVIRRGVVRAEGPAPRSAAEHAALEAKALEAPGGRTRAQAQTVPGHEVDEVLLVAGWFRKHAKELERTTPLGTALAARSA; this is encoded by the coding sequence ATGAGCCCCCGCCGCCGTCGCCGCCGCGGCCCGCTCGCGCCCCCCAAGGACGTCGAGATGCGCATCGACAACATGCTCGCGCTCGTCAAGGACACGGCGCGCGACGTGCCCGGCGTGTATCGCATGACCTCCGCCGAGGGCGAAGTGATCTATGTCGGCAAGTCGAAGGCCCTGCGCACGCGTCTGCTCAGCTACTTCCGCGCGAAGTTCCCCGCCGACAAAGGCGCGCGCATCCTCCGCGAAGCCGCCACGCTCGAGTGGGAGCCATTGCCCAGCGAGTTTGCCGCGCTGCTCCGCGAGTTGCGCCTCATCAAGCAGCTGCGCCCGCGTTACAACGTCGCGATGAAGCGCGACGCGCGGTATCACGCCTTCGTGCGCATCTCGCGCGGCCCGGCGCCGCGCCTCCACGTCGTGCGCGGTGCCGGCAACGACGAGCACGGCACCTACTTCGGGCCCTTCCGCGGTGCCTTCCAGCTCGGCGAGGCCATTCGCGAGCTCAACGATGCGCTCGGCCTCCGCGACTGCGCGCTCGACACGCCGATGTTCTTCGCCGACCAACCCGAACTCCTCGACCTGCCTTCGCGGACGCCGGGCTGCATCCGCCACGAGATCGGCCGCTGCCTCGGCCCGTGCGTGGGCGCCGTGCGCGAAGCCGAGTACGACGCCGCGTTCGCCGCGGCGCGTGGCTTCCTCGAGGGCGCCGAGGACGCGCCGGTGCGCTTGCTGCGCAGCCGCATGGAGCAGGCCAGCGAGACCTTGGACTTCGAGCGTGCCGCGTTCTGGCGCGACAAGCTCCAGCGGCTGGAGTCGCTGCGCGAGCAGTTCGCACGGCTGCGCTTCGCGCTCGAATCCCTCTCGTTCACGTACGTGGTTCCCGGCGTGAAGGGCGAAGACCGTGCCTACGTGATCCGCCGCGGCGTCGTCCGCGCCGAGGGGCCGGCACCACGGTCGGCCGCCGAGCACGCGGCCCTCGAGGCAAAGGCCTTGGAAGCTCCCGGTGGACGCACGCGTGCGCAGGCCCAGACCGTGCCTGGCCATGAAGTGGACGAGGTCCTTCTCGTCGCCGGGTGGTTTCGCAAGCACGCCAAGGAGCTCGAGCGCACGACGC